The following DNA comes from Camarhynchus parvulus chromosome 7, STF_HiC, whole genome shotgun sequence.
CAGATGGAAACCAATCAATTAGGCCTTAGAGttcattttgttaaaataaatccCACAATATTGTGCAAAATTAAATAAGATGCTTAAATTTGCTGGCTTTTATTTATCCAGAAAGATTAAGCAGTCATGACAATCTGTGATTGTCAAACCACCTTGTTTTATTTGCTAGAACATGTGGGACTCGATAGAATGCTGGCGTGattctgtgtgttttggatTGTTTCTGCACTGTGAAGAACAGTGCTGGTACTAGGAAGTTGAGCAATGAGAAATTGCTCTGTCAGGACATGgactaaaattaattttaaatagacTTTTTATGTGATACTGTATCAATTTGAAATTCTGATTTAGTGTCTGCtaagaaaatgttgaaaatgctTTAGAATTTTCTTAACCAACTAAAGTTCAGTAATAGTGGatacaaaaaatataattattaagAAAGATTAAACAGTATTTAGTGTAAAAAGACTGGCTTGTTCTGATTGGtattaattttgaatatttcattGCTCACAGGAGATCCAGTGATGGCTGAAGAATGACACAAGCTGGCAGGTGGTACGGGTAAGATTTGCATAAAGCgaatttctccatttctgccCTCTTCATCTGCTGTCATTCAGGTGCCATAGCTTGTTTCCTTAAACTGCATTATTGTGAAGTGTATATTTATCTGTATCACCATGAGGTCATAATATGTGTGTTTCACTGTGCTCTATTTACCTAGAACATATTCTTTTGAAATCTTAGCAGTATAACTACTGCTTttatagatttaaaaattacagcattaacgtgtattttgtgttttctaatTTGTGATTAAGCTGTATTTTACCTAGATATGAGACAGCATATTTATTATTACAATTTTTCTATAAACGAAAATTATGTAATGTAGGTAACATAGCAATACTTCATACAGTATGCATGTTACCTTATGCATAGTTCCTGTAGTAAAGATGTTGAGGttgttattaattttatttaataaattcagATACTGAGTCAAGACAAAAGATGGTCTAAATACCTTAAAGTTATTACAAAACCAGAGAGAAGATAAACTTCAGGAGGAatttcaaaacaggaaaaaattaaaagtggtGTTTGAGGGGTTATTATAATTAGGAgggaaaaatttttaaaaataataaaaataaggaaCTACTGCATTTGATAAGTATTTAATGAAACCAACTGTATCTTTATATACTTTAAAGTCTGATCCTCACGAACTACTGAGTGGTTCTCTTCAAactaaaaacagaaaaaaatgtgacagCCTGAGAACAAGCACAATAGGTATTGGTCTAGAgataatttatttgaaaagttattttaagcTAATGAGAAGTTCATAAAAGAAAAGTGCCATTTCATCCAAATAAGTGTAATAATATCAGCTAATGCAGAAACAcattctgggaagaaaaaataagcattGCAATGCCTGGAATGGCCAGTATGAAATAGAGAAATGTGTCCAAGTGAATAAACATCAAATGAAGGATTATCCCTACTTGTGGAGAATCCATTCCAGCAAGTAATTGAACCATGGACTGCTGCATCTCAAATTTGTAGGACTCCCCAGAGAGCTAAAAGGGACTCTGCAGATTCTGTCATCAGTATGCCAAAGATCTCTGCTCTGTACTGTAGTGCTCAAAAGTAAGTGTTCCCcagatttccatttttaaaggaCTTCTTTCGGAATACTGATCAAACCTTGGTGTTCTGAGTTTTTAAAGGAACAGTgaggttttgctgttgttttgcaTGTGAATGCAAGAAAGAAGTCCTGATTAAGGTTCTAAAATTAGAGCAAAAATGTTGTTATGTTCTGAAATAGCTTGAAAGGTAAACAGAAGGCTACCAAGTGTGTAGGCTAaccacagaaaaagagagaggataGGCGtttaaagagaaatgttttattcCGTACTTAGCTTCAAGTGAAAAGAGACTGTGCCAAGCAAATAACAGAAAGACAGCTAGGTGTGCAAAAATAGGTGGCAGGACACTGGGGAAGTGTGCAGGATGAAGCTTCTGAGACTGCTGAATAAAGGTGTGGGGTATAAATTAGAACTGATTTTGTACTGAAGGGTGTGCAAAACCATGATGCTAGAATATATTGATGCAGGAACATCCCACATATATTGCATATATCTCAAACACCTTCTAGAACATTGTGCTAGACCACACAACTGTCTTTTACTAGGATGCctgttttgtttggaaaagGATTGCATATGAGATTCTGTCTCTGAACTCAAGAGGTAATGTGATCTGTAGAATCAATACCACAAAAGACTTCACAattttactggatttttttaactttgtgtTTTGTATTTCTCCTGCCACACGTTCAGATGGAAGGCTTACTCTACAGTATGTTAGACTTGTCATACCATCAGGAAACCTgtgacacattttaaaatttcctttagAAACTCAGTTCTCTCTTAAACACTGTTCACTGATTCCTTCTGCAAGCTTTTTTTACCTTGATTTTGATTTGATCCTGTGTACAGCTGCATAAAGATAGTGGATGAGGGTTTATCATACACAAAACTATTCTGAAGAGTCAAGAGATTTTAGCAGAATCTGCCACCAGCCAGAACTGTGCAGCCAAGTCCAGTTAAGATATGGTTAAATGCTTTTTGCCAACCttgaataaaaaatactgttgtAAAACTGACAACAGCTAAGAAACAGAAGCATATATTTAAGTCAATGAAAGCTAATTGGATGAGCTCTCTGTGATCAAATTCAGTGTGATTTGGTTGTATATCCAGAAAGGAAGCTTCATGTTAATGAAAGCTAGATTTCAAGTGACACTGCGATGAATTGAAGCAAGTCTTTCCCAGTGCTTCTTGACCTAGTAAAACATAaaagagttttcattttgtttattctGTAATAAATGGCTGCATGTGTATGATAACAATGCATAAACCGTATTGACTTGCAGAATGTTAAGCTCACTTTCTAGATGagatttttccttatttcaagCAACAAAGAAGTATGCATAATTTTATCTTTGGGTGGATTTAcgagaagaatttattttctttgcaaatcaTGGCAAATTGAGACTTAGTTTAGGGTTTTACATTTTGCTGTCTTGCTTTTAGGGTGGAGTCTTGCCTTGCTTGGGAAATTCCCTGCATTTTGATGCAAACTTTTTCTAGTGTCtcaaaaaattgcattttctgtggGCACTGTGGGTTAACAGAAGACAGCTGTCTGACAGCTGGCTGTAAATAATTTCAAGTTGCACAAGTCTGCCTTATAAGCAAAAATCTTGCCCTGTTTAAATGTCTAGAGAAGGTAATTAAAAACTGCAGAATGTGCAAAAGGCTATACAGACAATGAATTGCTAAAATAATTGTAATGATGCACAGTTCTACACTCacccttttctctctgctgaaggACACTGTGTAGAAGGCAAATCTCTGTCTGACAGATTCTGATGAGAGTTTTTGTTAATTACACTTACATTACAAGGGGCACTGTGTCACTTCTATATAAAAACAGTACATTGCTTCCATTATAGTTGGACATTTGCATGAAACCACAAATAGTTTCTTTGCTTATCTGTGTTCCTGCCTTGAGACCAGTAGCTTTCTTGCCTTTTATGAGTTGGAGCATAATCTAAAATTGAGgatgaataaaataattgacCAAGAATATAGCTTCAGATATTATTGTCTATGTGCCCCACTCtgtctttcccttttctgcctctccctgggGGAAAAGCAGTTATCTTCCTTATGCTAAATCCAGTTCCTATCCGTAGCAATTGTAAATCTTGGCATCAGTCTCACAGCAGAATAAAAAGTCAGATCAGCAGGAAGCTTCCACATAAGAGcaacaggcagctccaggaggaggaaaaaaaaactacaagaaaaaaaatcttttcaaactcttccatttattttctttcaaaaataaaggaTTCTACTCATTAGAAACAAACCCTCAGGtttccttgtatttttaaagataatatGGCTTCAAAGAATGACAACTCCTTATTCAGCCAGCCTTTCAAAgccttttatttcaaagcttCTTTCTGAATAAACAAATCTATAAAGAGAACAAATTgaagtttcttcttttcctaGTGTTTTACATAGAGGCTACACAAGCTGTCTTCTCTCAAAATGAGTCAGACTTGAAATTACAAAGTAACCAAAAATCGTTGGATGTAGCTGGTGGaattaattttgtgtattttatcTACAGACTGGCTCTAAagcctcaaaaatatttttaattgaaaattcaaaattttagaTCAAAACCccaagttattttttattactgttattatttgCTTAGGgatgtttaaatatttacagataGGCAAAAGAACactaaatataataaaaataactatCATAAGCAAGGTGACAATGTAATAAAACTGATAGTAGGGTTTGCGATATAATTTGAATTTGTACTTATTGGGCTGATGTACAAAATGTCTTTATAACCATTTATTACGTTCCACAGGAGCTTACTTCAGAGTGAATTAGTCCTTTAAGGCATTAGGAGAACTGTCCTACTCAGACTAAAGTGAGCTACCCTCCCCAGGATGAGAGATTGATTAGGTTTTAAACCAGAGAAAATATATTGAGAAATATAAAGATTTTGTTGCTAGAGCAGAGATTCAGGGAATACAAAGATAGGAGTAAAATGTCCTCAGAAGAACTGGAGAAAGGAGTTTGGAATAAGAGGGGAATGTTAATTAGTGAATGGAGCACATGTACCTCAGTGGCTTGGAAAGCATAATGTTAGAAAGTGCAAAATAATACAGTTTGTAGGAACATGTGCAGAAATTTCTGAATGCTCACAGGATTGTAGTCACCTCTTCACTTAGGAAGACCAAGGCATTGCTGTGATGAGCTCAAACCATGTGTAGATTCCTTGATAGAGTTTCCTATAGTTAGTACCTGAATTacagttgaaaataaaatagaggTTCAAACAGAGTACAAAGACTCCATGATGGCTGACATAGGCTTACGAAGGAAGGAATCAAAAGCactctgtgtgattctgtgccAGAATATTTGACTTCATTCTAAAAGCAGGTACAAATGGAGTACAAGTGCAGTCAGAGACTGGAGTAACAGGGAATTCTCCTTTCCCTGAAGATAGCTAAGAACTCTGGAAGCAAttcttaaaaataccttttttttcaaagtgaagTAACTCTGTGGAGTTACAATCCAAAGGCCGTTTTGGTAGTGCTTGCCACCTAGTGGATTACTGCTTGTATGCACATATGAGCAGGATCATCTGCCACAAAAACAGACCATCACACTATTAATCACTCTAATATTTGATTATATCCTGCAGAATTTGAGTACTACTCAAtggagttttttattttgttgaatgAAAAGCTTGTGAGAATTGAACTACAAATTgcaaacattttgaaaacttttatttgACAGCTGTATTTGCAACTATGACATGACTTGGTGACcagcaaaataatgaaatttgaGAGCCAATGATTAGTCAGTGTAAGTGACCATGGACTCAGCTGTAAACATGCTAACATATGTTGGCTGAGGCTCTATGATGAGTACATTTGGTGAGCATAACTGAGCTTGTTGAAATTTATACCCATTGTTTTTGCTTCTTCTATAACAGTTCACTGGGGCCCTGTCATTTTTTTAGATTTCTGGTTTGTATATAGTAGTAACTGGATTTTTCAACATtacctctcctctcctctcctctcctctcctctcctctcctctcctctcctctcctctcctctcctcttctcttcgCTGAATTGCCTGGAATAGTTGTCATCTGTTTTGTTGACCTGGACTCGAAATTCTACCTGATTAATAGTTTACCCCTCATTACTGCCCACTAGTCTTACAGAGATCACAAGTGTTGCTCATACCCTAACACAGTGCAAATATCTGTATTGTAAGTTACAAGGGTTCCCTccactacttaaaaaaaaatacatttttccacaCAAATTTAGTCCTCCTACCAAAATTTGTGTCCCCTCTTTCAATTTTAAATACAGGTTTGAATGTTAGGTTTGAATACAACAGGTTTTCCGCTACATTGATGTTTGTAATGGTatggtttttttaatccatgATGATGAAAATGTTGGAAAATTTTAGCCAACAGCTTATCGTATTCACAAATAATTTATGCTCTATGCTTTCAGGAGAATTTTCAATTAAACTTATTAAACTCAAGAATACCTTAATACTTAGTTGTTACTAATATATTCATACAGATGATTTTACTTTTATAGCATTTTATGATCATTAGCCTATTTATGAGTAACTTGATATGCGGATGTTGAATTGGGTAGGATTCTATGGGGTCTGTGCTTAGTCTGGCTGTTACTTATCTGAGGGTATTTCAGTCTTACAGTGCATTATGTTACCATTAAATATCAGAATTCTTGATCTTCCCAATTGCATTCTCATGACAGGATAGTTTTGGTTTGTTCTTTACCTCCCTCTAACAACTGCTGAGGAAATTCTGTTATGGTCAGAAGGTGAAATACTAATTGTTTATACAGTGAATTCTTTCTGTTAAATACTATATTCCTAAGACTACAGGCTACATAAATTTCATCATAAAGATCAGCATAAATAGTTGGAATTAAGACACATGTAAGAAACTTTGTACAACTGTCCTCCTGTTTTCAAAAAGTAATTTAcgaataatttgatttttatcaaAATTTATAAAGTTATACTTTGGTACCATAATAAAAATCTGTACTCAGTAGTATCACAAGCtcaaaaaatcacttttattaatatataaaaaagaataaggaaaacaggcattataattaaatatttgctctCATCTACAAATAAGTACTTtggataataaaataaatttttagatTCTTGTGAACAGTTAAAAACAGAGGAAGGAAtgttctgaaataaaagcaaaagagagagacttctgaaatagaaaatatttggcAATATCTTAGTCACTCAATAAAATATCCATGTAAACAAGTAATCCATATTTACATTATCATATGCAATATTCTTGGCTACATGTAGTAAGATGTATACATGTAATTACATTCAATTTTAGAATCTAATTTGCACCATCATTTCTCAGTTCCTTAATGTTGGAAAAAACACTCTTCTGCTTCTGTGCATAGTACTGTATGACAGCAtgtaaatacagtatttttttttcccaggcaacTTAAAAAGATAGCACTTTCAATGTTAGGTTTTGTAACTTCCTGTTTTTAATAGGAATCCAAACCTGGAATGTAAGCTCTACAACCACGTTCCTGTAAAAACAACCATATAGACGATTTCcaaacatgcagaaaaatacCCAATGAAAAAGCTAGAGTTCTACCTTCCATTTGTAtctctgaaaatacattttcatttcctatgTTGCTACTGTATTTATATAACTCATAAATACAGGTAAGAAAGTTTGCATGACAGGAAAGTTAATGGAAGGCCACTTTGAGGAGCAGGTTTAGGACTATTACTCTCCAAAGAGTAATACCTAAGCATAGTACctatgcatttttatttaacattgAACTAACCTCATTTTTTTACAAGGATACTTAGAGGCCTTTTAAATCAATTTAGAATTAAGCCAGAAGTCTATAGTATGTTTTGTCAATTTTAAATTGCACACACCAAGGTTGATCAAGGTTTAGGAGCTCACAGCTACTGCATCTCATGGGAGCCTTCCAAAGATCAGCAGCCAGAATGCCCATGAGATATCACTGATTATCAATTCCCCAAATGGAATCTTCCAGCTTCCGCTGAGTTGCTACTATCATGTTTAACCTCTAAGTTGAAAACCTAAATTATGTTCTGGGAGGCTCCCCTCAAAAGGTTGCTAATTCTTGCTTTTCAGTTAGTTttatatcacagaatcacagaatggttgcaattggaagggacccagaatGATTATCGAGTCCAGCCCTTAAGGAAATGGCCCATCTGGGGTTTGACCCCACAACCTTGGTGTTACTTGTACCTTGCGCTTCATGAGAATAGAGAAGTAAAGAAATGCCACCATTCTTTTTTCAAGTAGCATTCCCCTTGAACAGTacatggaataaaatggaaaccAGAAGGCATGCTGCTTATTTAACAGCATATAGAACCAAGCACCTAAAAGCTGTTCATTTCAATACATTCAACTCAGTGCTGTAACAAAAGAAGTCATggattctgtgttttttccagtACACTGTACCGTTACTTTCTTCCAGAACAATCCCTAGGCAACTGACTACTTTCCATACAAACATATGCTTTTATTATGTGAGCTAGTACTATGCAAGGATCGAGTGAGCTCATTTTCACAGGTGGATGAGACACAGTAACAGGCCAATACATAAcaatttaaaatgctgttgcCTGTGTGAGTGCAGTATAGAAAGCCACATAGTAAATTACTGCAAGTGACCTCTTTTATTCACTTTCTCTGTCATGCTTCACTGTTTGATTCATTGCACATAGTGGGACTGGAGGAATGCTCACACATTAGTTTAGCAGTTTAGATTAGTGTTCCTTCTGTCATACCTGAATTGTACATTAAAAGCAGGTCTTTTCTACAGTGGAAAAATACACCAATGTGAGGTTGTTCCCAGTCACCCACAAACATAAGTGAAACCATAGAACTCTGGGATGTGGTCCTTGAGTACCAAATGGTGCAgcagaaaagtttttaaaatattttattatgctAGCTTTCTATACTGCATTCaccaaataataaaatattattacaaaTCAAATACCAGGAACTGAGGCACTTCTTGTCAGAGAAGACCCAAAATAACTCAAATGTCCAAAATAGTTTGTACTAACACACAGTGAACTACAAAAATGGCACATTTGTTGAAGGCTAatgtattaaaatgtttttaaaagctggagTAGATAAAAATTTATGtagtatttaaaaataggaaattatttgCTGTCTGCAACTATCTATATTCCAGCATGAACAGTGGTAAATTTGTATTTGTAGTGGGCTCTGCAGCTTTTACAAGAGATAATAGAATGGCTCATCATTTTGGACATGTGCAGTCCAAATAATCTactataatttttcttccataataGTAAAAGTATAAATATTGTTTGTATCTGTGAAATTACTGAATGAGCATAATACATTAATACTTCAATTACTAGAAAGAGCTATAAAGGTAAAGTGCCAGTAGGGACTCTTCACTATTTAGAGAAAATTGCATTCTTTAAAActgtaatttcaaattaaaaagtcaTAGAGTTTGTATAGATTTCTTACAGACTAAAGCATGTCTTCATGCCTGTGATAATAATGCTTTTGATGTCAGTGTGGAGATACCCAAACTGGCTTTCCGTTAACAGGCagcattttattaaaagaacaaaGCTCACCTGTGGCTCAGAGAAAGTATTTCTCACttgaagacaattttttttctgtgagacTAATAGctgatttttctggtttctaACCTCCTAATTTCTAGTCTAGTACCATAAATCAACAGAACTGTGCAATCAAATAAAGATACTAAAATGCTGCCTTCTGGGATAAAAGGAAGACTTAGTTTAAGTGATACATTTTCTAAGTGTGTTTCTATAGCTTTTAAATAAGACAAATTCTGCATTTGGATGTCTTAACATTTCTTAGATTACACTAATAATTGCACATAATTCAAAGCCAAATATTATCTGTATACAGTGTATTTGGAAGAATTTGTTGAAAGGTCAACAGATacattctgatttaaaaaaaaaacaactccaaaaacccccagaagTTTCTAAAGGAAGTATAACATTTTATGAAGATATCTagcaaacttttctttttttttaattaaaaattttagaataaacatttttatgaagCAACTCTGTAAAGTGCAGAATGACCTCAAGCAGCCAGTCAAGGGGTTAATCAGCTAGAGAAATCAGAGCTTTAAAAAAGTGAACATTACCAGGAAATGTTGTGTGTGACAAACTAAATTATTCTATGTGGTATACTTCATGGCTGATTCATAACTTGCAAAAGCACTCAAGAGCAAAATTTAGTTGGAATCTTGTTAAATTTTTCATGACTATAAGAGATATAAGCATTAAATTAAGAAGTGATATGTAAGACAGTTTCCAATTATGTGATTTTCCCATTATGTGATGTCATTCATgctcttgtttttttaaacaaggcATGCACTAGTCATGGACCAATAAAATATGCTTGGGACTTACAGCAATTTAAATACATATGCAGAAAACTTGAGTATCTTTCAGCAAGCCATACTGAAAATGAACCCCCAACCTACTTATATATCAATATAACTACATTAGAATGACCCTCACCAGGGGGAATTTGGAGGTATAATAGTACTTctattctgtgtattttctttaCATAGTTGATCTTAGTCCTGCTTCATCATgtttgatgttttgttttctggctgCTTCAGTATTGCTCCTCAGATCAGATTTATCTGCATTACTACTGTTTGTCATTGTGGATTCTACTTCTGTGCCTTCAGGAGTTGCTCCAATGGGCCTCAGAATTTTAGCATTCTCTGCTGCGGGCCGCTTCCAATGGGGCCTGCTTGCCATCCACAAAATAAGTGAACCAAATATGACAAGCAAAAGACCAAGGCAGTTGACCAAAGTTGCTTCTGGTGGGGATTCACTGTATGCAGGATTTGTCctttgaaaggggaaaaagaaagaagaggtcAGAAAAGGTTGTTTTAAAGACAATCCTGTTATAAAAACAGCAGTCTCCAGCTAGGTAGGTCTTttaatacaaacaaaacaaaacagtgtcCCAGTACTGGATGCTTATTATTCTGGGCAAATGGAAGTGTATTTGCAATGAATAGCCTTAATAAACAAGTGGAAACAAATACTTACAATGCAAATATAAGCTTTTCTGTGATTCCCATGAGAGCTGTTGCAATCACTGTTGCAAAGATGGTGAGACCTGAATAAACGTGTATTGGCATGAGAGCTACGCGGAGACGAACTGGAGCAAACGGGAGCAGAAAGACAGCAAAACCCAAGAACAGCTACGACCAAAACAGATTCATAGTTAGGGCTAGATGGAAAACAAGCTGCACTCCTCAAGCAGAACaaacataataataaaattcCATTCTATTATGTCTTCAggtaaaaatttgaaaataattggCATTTCTATTTTTGAATGTGTTTCCTatcaaaatcaaagcaaaattctGGATTAGCACTTGGGAAGCagacattaaatattttataaattatccTACGTAATATCAGTGTCCAAACTTACTGATATTGCTAAAACTCCAACCAAACCAAGTACTGGAATCACAAGTTTTCAGTGTCACTAATTCACTAATATAGTAAAGGTGTGAGGAGCCACACTTTCACAGTCTCGTTGAGTCCTGTTCTCTCTATTGCATATTTGCACATAAAGGAACACCAGAAGACAGTCTAACCTTCTGACTTGAGTGGATTATATAATTTTATCTTGTTAGAATTTCAGTTAAATTTAAGTGCCTATCTTTAGAAGGGGAATGGTCTCTCAATATATTGATCACATGGCATTTACAGAGTGAAGACATGTATGGGTGGCATCAAGTTGTTCAGGGTCATTAGTCCTCCTATTAGCACTAATTTTGTGATGGAAAATAACCCATCATGTGCCATGGCTGCATCCACAGGCTTGCCCAGTCATGCTGAGGTTGCAGCCCTTCTTtagtttgttttgctgttacTCATCCCTGCTGCTAAATTAGGCAGAGTGCATGAATTTGTATTTCATCCTGCTTTAACTCAGTCCTTGCTTTATCTTTCCATAATGGATTAGAGAGCCTGATATtttctccctgggcagcttttTAGTACACCATAATCAAATCATCTCTTAATCTTAGATCTTCTAAACAGCTGGAGTTTTTAAAGTCTTGCAATGGAAAATAGCTTTTCCAGCCCACAAATTACTTTTCCAGAATTTCTTTGGGTTTGttgctttttacttttctacatttttgCCCTATTCTTACATTTATGTCAGTGTACTATACTGTATTAACCTACATTTGGCTAATTACAATATAGTTACAATATTGCAGGCAGAGTATTATGTGAGCATACGACTGACATGCCCCTTCTGGTAAGTGCCAAGTGATTTCTCTGTTAACAAAGACACTGCTTTATGACTATTCTTTATAGTGCTCAGTTGCTTAACAAACATCAGTCTCTGACTGGAGATTTACATCCCAGATTGGAGGAAGGAACACCAAGAATCTTTTGATGTGACAGGCAAGGCATTAAGTGACATTGATCATGTTTATAGTAGCAAAATGAAAAGTAGAACTAAGATTTTAGTCACAATTCTTCATTTAACCATTAGAAAAAATACTGATACTCAGTGATGTGGCAACACAGACTTCCTTGAAATAGCTGCATTATTAGGACAAACTTAattttaaagtggttttttcTTATTCATTCATATTcattcttctttatttattcaGCTGTAGAGAATATACTCAACAACGCTGCaacatgctttctttttttataaatattaaaaacactATTTCAATGCTGTTTCCTGTACCTCTTGGCCTGAGCAGTGAAGAATAAAGTCCAGAACCCAAATACCTTAGCTGAGGCTTTCCTGTGCTTGATCATAGATAAttaagtctttttttctttttagtgttttgggaaaaaaatatttgaaggaacaaaataaatttccGTAGTGTAATAACAGTATAGGGGGTTCAGAATGTATATGCAGAAGCATCTGTATGTGTTCTGTAAATTTCAGGGCATGGTTACTCTTCTTTGCCAAATGCAAAACACATTAAGTTAGTTCATTTTACATTACAATAATGCTAATTCTCTGCCAAGAGGAGCAGTTAAAAGCATGCCCACAAACATCTATCAAAGTTCTGCCGATTCAGGAAAACTGGTTAGCCAGTAGTAGCTCATTCAGGTGTCAGATCCTTTACATCTCTACTGCTCCCTGATGAACTTGTTTTGGTGATTAGAAAAGTCTTGAGGCCAAGTGACTATTTAAATTTATGAtagctgaaaaacaaacaaacaaacaaacaaacaaacgcACGCTGTTTCTTCATTTGAGACTTCCTTAATAAATGCTCTAACTGTATTTAAATATGCTGCCAACAAACCAAGTAACTTGCTGTAAATTCAGGAGTTAACAGGGCTTAGAAACACACTACACTGTAACTGTATTGTAGGTTAATGGCCATTATGccagcaaataaacaaaataggcttaaaaatgcatttttcttcaaagtcaGTGATCCAGTATTTGTACATTTACATAATAATTTGCCAAATCAGAGTGTAAAATGGCTATCCCAGTAGTTACAGTGTACTAGCAAGAGCCTATTTTGCCTGAATTACTAAAAACATTCTTCAAATTTACAACCTGTTTATAAATACAGTTAGATTCTGACCTGGAGAGAATAAAATATAACAGCAGTCAGCCCAATCCAGCTGTGCAGACTGTACATGTTAGGAATGTTCTTGGCATTGTGGAAATCAAACACGGCTACCATAGAAACAATTGCAAGAATCATAGCTATAGTATTTAATCCAGCATGTAT
Coding sequences within:
- the LOC115905970 gene encoding cytochrome b reductase 1 — translated: MEDYGRFLALLASSLLVGFVSVILSLVWVFHYREGLSWDGSAAEFNWHPVLIITGFVFIQGIAIIVYRLPWTWKCSKLLMKFIHAGLNTIAMILAIVSMVAVFDFHNAKNIPNMYSLHSWIGLTAVIFYSLQLFLGFAVFLLPFAPVRLRVALMPIHVYSGLTIFATVIATALMGITEKLIFALTNPAYSESPPEATLVNCLGLLLVIFGSLILWMASRPHWKRPAAENAKILRPIGATPEGTEVESTMTNSSNADKSDLRSNTEAARKQNIKHDEAGLRSTM